Below is a window of Syntrophomonas wolfei subsp. wolfei str. Goettingen G311 DNA.
TCCATTTAAAGGTGTTCCCCATGATTTTTTCCCGGACAAACCTGGCTGTTTGCAAAAGCTCTGTTGCTTTTTCTTCTTGTTCGGTTTCCTTGAAAATATACAAGGCTTCTTCCTCGTTAATAGCCTCATTTTTACTCTTTTCCAGAATACGTTCAAACCGTGCCACTTTATTCTGCCACCTCCGCAATCTGTTCAGGTTTAATCAGGTTGTTGTGGAAAAGGGAATAAAATTCAATCATCTTATCTTCAAACAGCTTGTCATAGTTAGCATCATTGTCGTGGTATAGCTTGCCATGGGCCCAAATCATTCCTACCAATGCAGTAACACCGTCCATATTGGCATAGCGGGGCTGAACATATACCCTCCCGTTTTTAACAGCGTTTACATTTTTCCACTCGGCTCCATTCATAATTTGATCTTTAGTCGTTTGTTTCCAGGTAATAATAACCTGCGGATCCCATTTCAAGATTTGTTCTATGGATACAGGGATACTTTCATCGGTGGGTTTTCCGCTTAGCTCTGTAGCCACATTATTCCCGCCGGCTAACTTGAGAATGGAAGCCATTATGGTTGATTCTCCCGGGGTGGTTAATAAATCACTGGCACCGGCAAAATATACCCTTGGTTTTTCATCTTGCGGTATTTTCCCCGTTTCCTGGGACATTGTGCGTATGTTGTCACGCCACCAATCAGCAAGCTTATTTGCCTGGGCTTCATTGCCCACAATTTTGCCCAACAGGCGCATAGACTCCTCGTAATCAGCCAGAGTATCTTTGGAAACTGCTATTACGGGGAGGTTTACCTGGTCGGCCAGTTTGTCAATTTGGGGATCTTTGGTCAAGGTAATAATCACATCCGGGTTCAGTTGCAAAATCTGTTCAGGACTGGTTCCCTTAAAAAACACGCCGGTAACCGGCAGTTTTTTTAGTTTATCTATCTCTGTATCTGGATAAGCCTTGACGCTTTCTGCTGCCAGATACCTGCCATCAAACACCTTGTCCTTACTCACCATCTTGTCGGGGGCTAGTTGCCATAGCATATAGGTAGGAATGGGGTGTAACGCTAATATGTGTTTGACTTCACCTGGTATAGTTACAGTACGACCTGCCATATCCTGAATATTTACTTGGGCCGGTGGTTCATTTTTTTGCTGCATGGCCTGTTCACTCTTATCTCCCGTAGCTTTACTGCAGCCACCCACGAGAGCCAACGTCAAAACCATTATCAGTCCCAGGGCAATAAACTTGAAAGTATTCCTATTTTGCGAAAACATATGAAACCTCCTATCTCAATATTTTAATAATTATCTTTGAATATCTCTTAAAATCACAGTATTTAATTTTGTTTATAGCACTTAGATGCTATTAAATAACTTATTTGAACAAATACAGTGTTTGCAGGGTATAACCCTTAAACCCTAATCATTAGGAATATTTACAACTATGCCAAGCCCATGGAGTTTTCTCCATCTTAAGTTACTTGCTTTTGGTGACAATGACTCATTTTGTAATAATTCTTAAAGCATTAAAAATTAATATACACTAGGTTTATTTATGATTCCTTCGATGATATAGGGTGATCTCCTCAGCACAGCAACCATAAAAATGTTTCCATCCCATCTAAACTTATTTCCATCCCCATTTACTGTTTAATAATAGATATAAAAAGAAAGGTACCCCTATAAGGGCAGTTAAAATCCCCAGCGGAATCTCCATACTGGCCAGCAAACGAGCCAGGTCATCAACTAATAGTAAATAGGCACCGCCCAGTAAAATAGATGCCGGTAGCAATACCCGATAATTCGGACCGACAATCATTCGAGCTAAATGTGGTATTACCAGCCCTACCCAGCCGATTAGACCGCTAATGGAAACTGATGCTGCCGTCATCAGGGTACAGCAGATAATTACCACGGTTTTCATTAACATAGTATTAATACCTAGTACCCGGGCCTCTTCCTCCCCCATAGCCAGGACGTTAAGACGCCAGCGTAAGAGATAAAGCAAAATCCCTCCTAAGAGTATAGGAGTTAATACCATATATACATCCCGTGGAGTAATCGAAGCCAAACTTCCCATAAGCCAAAAGGTTATAGCTGGCAGCTTATCGTAGGGGTCCGCAATAAATTTGATACAGGAGATGGCAGCCGTAAACAGCGACCCAATCATAACACCGGAAAGAACCAGAGCCAGCATAGGGTCATGCCGAATCCGCAGGCTAATTCCGTAGGTTAAACCAACTGCCAGTAAGCCGCCCACAAATGCCATCATTTGAATTCCCATCATACTAAACGAAAAATATATGGCCAGAGCAGCCCCGAAACCGGCACCGGCTGAAGCTCCCAGTATATCCGGTGAAACCAAAGGATTTTTAAACATTCCCTGGTAGGCTGCTCCAGCAGTAGATAAGGCTGCACCCACCAATATGGCAGCAAAAATACGAGGTAAGCGTACTTGAAATATTACAGTTTCAACGGTAGCATTCCAAGTCGGCTCCAAGGGCAATACGCGGGCGGCTAACACCTCCAGTAACTGTCCTGGAGGTACCGGGTATCGCCCTAGTGCGAAGGAAAGGATAAAAACAAGCATGAGCGTAATTAATAAGATAATAAGCTTCCAGCCAGAACCTCTTTTCGTTTCCATCTCTACAATTTTATGTTTAGTAGCTGCCTCCACCTGTAGTCCCCCTTCATAGCTTATAACCTGGTATGGGGATAATTATGGATTCCCCGGAATGCTGTTTTACTTTGACAAAGGAATACAAATTTATATGGTTATGAGAAAAATGATTCATCAGTGACTTTATTTACTGCAATATCGGTTACTGTTTATTCTCTTTACTTATTACACTGGCCCCCATTTCCTGCAGGTAGCGCTGCATCAGAGGCATTCGATTATAAACAGAACACCTCTCATTGATGATTATGAGCCTCATCTTCAGGATTGGTTTTGCTTTCCTCTTTCCTGTTGGATACCATTACCCCCAAATGCAAAGTAAATTAGCAGGTCAGATATTTCCAAATTAAACTAAATTGCATAGATATATATCATTGTAGAATGAGCATTTTCCCCTACAACCTGACCTTTCATCACATTCTGCACATCCTGTTTTACAGTTATCATTAACATAACTTCTGTAAGCTGAGAAATGTTTCTGCCAGATATCCTTGAAACAAAGATCTTTTAAGTTGTACGTAAAATTACTGTTGTTACAAAATGAACAGGGCATAACCTCCATGGATTCGCTCACATAAACCGAGAAGAAACCGCATTCGCAGCTGTCTACAAGATCCGTATCAACACCGGTTGCCTTCATCAAAACAGGAACAAAGCAAGCATCAAAACCAAGTTTTAGTTTAGTTAAAGGGGCATCAACCATGTCCAAAAATTCCCTTAAATATTTCTGCGATTTAATCACATCACTTTTGTCCGCTCTTCCAGCAGCTTTGTAAGTCAAAAATATCACAGAATTGAAGTCCTTCAGGTATTCGTCGTATTTTCCTTTCAAGAGTTTAATTGCCTCTATGAGGGTTCTCTCTGAAATAACATAGTGGATATTGGTTCGAATTTTTTCTTCTTTAAGCTGTACCCCCAGCTCGCGAAGTTCTTCAAGGGACAGGTTATCCCTATAGGGATCCCACGAGACAGCAACTGCCCCACAGTACTTCTTGCTTGCTTCCATGTTTTTCTGGTTAAAATACTTGCCACAGGTTGTGTAATTAGGTATTATGCCGTATTCTTCTCTTGTAACATGTAGTATTTCATTAAAATCAGGGTGGAGGAGAGGTTCACCCCCTCCAAGTGCTACTTGAAATATGCTTCCATATTCTTTGCTTGTTAGTTGACCAAGGATGAATTTGTAATCTGCTACTGTCATGAATATCCCTTCCTCATTACTGGCACGATAGCAGTATTCACATCCATTGGTACAGTAGTTGGATATGGATATATCTGCAAGTTCAGGCCATGGAGCCATATAGGGATCTTCTGCGATACTGTCTCCCCAGCGAAATGTTACACCTGTCTCTGGAATGCAAACGAAGTTGTATCCTTTAAAGTGTTTTCTTATCATTTTTATACCTTACATCCTCCTCGTTCACATTGCGGTTTAGTTGTCTGAGTTGCTCCAACTCCCAAAATATCATTGCTTTCTCCCTTTACCACCACCCAGTTTATTACAGCCCACATTTCATCATCTGATAATTCACTAAAATCCGACTTTGATATTTCCTCCGGATCGCTATCATCCGCCAAAAACTGAGATTTACCAAGGGGGAAATCCTTGATTGTGAAGGAATATTCCTGGTTTCCAATTATGGTTTTATATCCTTCTTCGCCCATCTTCTTCTTTAAAAATTCTAATAATTGTACCCACCCTGTTTTTCCGTTTTCTTTAAAACGTTTTATTTTGGCATCAATTATCTCTTCCTTTACAGTTAACACGAAACTTGCTGAACTACTGTTGGTCACAAAATCGCACCTGATCTTCACAATAATACCTCCTCATGTTTTATTACTCCATATTCAATCCATTTCAGCAGTATAATTCAGGCACCACCCACCCGATATATTGCAGTACCTAAAAAAACGACTCTTATTCCTCATCACTCAAGGCGTATTTATAGAATTCTTTTAAGCATCGGAAGAAACTGCGGAGCAGTTTCAACACACCGCTGCAACGAGGCGCTGGATTTCATTTTACTTTTTCTTTCCCGGGTCAACCTTGGGTCCGCCACCCAGGATTTCTTGAGCCTCTTCTACGTTCATGGAATAGTTGAAAAAGTGTTTGTAAAATTGAATTAATTCTTCTTCCAGATTCAGGTTTTTAAAGGCCTCCGGGTGAAAGGTTTTGGCAGCCCAGAGGAGCATAAGCGGTTGCTCGGAAGTGCGATTACCCCAAATATGGGCGCCTACAGGTGTGGGAAAAACTTGCTTGCTTTTAACGGCACTTACTTCTTTAAAGCGACTATCATTGCAGAGTAAATTCACCTGGTCAGGAGAACTAACTATAATTACCTGAGGATCCCACTTAAGCAATTGCTCCACTGAGAACTCTATATTTTCCGATACGCGAACTTCCTTGGTAACACTCTTTCCCCCTGCTTGACTCACCCACCATTCGGTAATGGTATGAGGTGCAGTCATACTCTGAATGTTACAATGCAACACCCGGGGTCGTTTATCCTCGGGGATGCTATCAACGACCTTGCTCACGCGGGCAATAGTATCGTCAAAATATTTGCTGTACTCCTGGGCCCGTGTCTCCTGATTTAATACCTCTCCGATCATATTTATAGCCTGCTTTACCTCGTCAGGCTCGGTCCATACCAGGCAAACCGTAGGTAGCCCAGCGTTAGTCAATACTTCAGCTATCTGTTCACAACTACCGCGGGCTTCCATAGTGAAAACCACATCCGGCTTCAGTTTCAGCATTTCTTCGACATTAGGCTGAAAATCACTGGTTTGAACCATCGGCTGTTCGCTTATGTTAGGAGCAAATTTATGCTGGTACTTCCAACGTTCTGAACGAGCAAAATCGGGGAGACCATTGACGATCTTGCCTCCCTCACCCACTGCAAAAATAAGACTATTCAGTACCGGTCCAGGTCCTATCGTAGCCAAACTGTGAATCTCTGCCGGAAGGGTTACCTCCCGGCCTGCCATGTCGACAATTGTCCGAGTAGTAGCAGTTGTATCAGCCGCCTTTTCCTTTCCGCAGCCCGTGATAAGCATGCCACTGATGATCAGCAGGGCAAGCATCGCCAGAATTACAAGCTCCTTCTTTTTCATATATCTTCCTCCTATCTCAAAGTATCTTATTTCAGCGAGGTCTTTCATCAGCACCTCCTTTCCGTAAATTTCATAACAGACCTCGTCTCGCTTTTATGAGGGTGATTCTATGAACAACGGGGAAATAAAAGCCAGCATCGAAAAGTTGATGCTGGCTTTATCCTCATCTTCAGGCAGGAAACAGCTCTTCCTGCTTATGTTAATCTCCTGAGTTTGTTAGCCAACATGACTAACCCTCAGAAAGGATGTTCCATATCTTCTTTCCAAATACGGGAGGCACAGCCGTTTACAGCTATACCCTGGGGAGCGTTTGATGCTCCTTTCGTCCAATTATCCGTGGCTTAAAGCTATAGGATAAAAGGCTCGAAGACATTAACTATTAAATTCTCCGGAAAATATGAAAATTTAAGGTTCACTAAACGCTAAGGTTTTAGCATTCAAATCATTTAATTAACTGATGTTAGTTTTAGTTTGTTTTTTATTACACCGGGCTTTATTTCTGTCCGTTTTTGTTGGTTGATGTTGATATTTGTTTAATTCTATAAAAATAAAGCTATTCCTGCTGAGCGAATAACTTTTTAATTAAAACTATGTATTTACAATAAGGCATTTATGGATTCGGGATTCTGCTAAGGGGAATTCTGTTTGCAGGCCAGGGGAAAACAGGCCCGCAGTAGAGCCATTCTTTAATTTGGATTTTTCAAGTAATTATCCAGGGATAGTTTAGAAATGAATTGTCAGGATCACTCCTGGGGCAGGGTAAAGTAAAAAACAGTCCCGCAACCTGTACTGCTTTCCACCCAAATTTTGCCTTGCTGGGCTTCAACATAGCCCCTGGCTATGGCCAGGCCTAGTCCCATTCCACCTTCACGGCGATTTCGGCTGTCATCGACTCGATAAAAACGTTCAAATACATGGGGCAGGTTTTCAGGGGGAATACCCCGGCCATTATCAGCCACTGCGAATTGCAGGTGATTTCTATGCTGCTTAATAGACAGGGTAACCTGGCCTCCTTGCTCTACATGCTGCATGGCATTGGACAATAGGTTCAAGAGTATCTGCAAGAGCCGGTCACGGTCAGCATAGATTTCCGTGATAGCGCTGTCAATATCAATACTATAGGAAATACCCTTATCCTGCATGGCAAGACTGACCGGGGTTAAATGTTCCAAAAGTTCGCTTAGCGGAAAGCGGCTAAGATTCAAGGATACAGCCCGGTTTTCCACCAGGGACAGGTTATCGAGTTCTTTTACCAGGTGCGAAAGCCGTATAACTTCATCCTGCAAGAGAGCAATGTTTTCAACATCCAGCGGAATAGAACCCGTTTGCATTCCTTCCAGCTGTCCCCGTAAAAATGTCAGGGGGGTTCGTAATTCATGTGATATATCAGCAGTTAACCGGCGCCGGTTCTTTTCGACATCATCCAACTTTTGCGCCATTAGATTGAAATCCCGCCCCAGTTCCATAAATTCACGATCACCTTGCAAACTAAGCCTTTCATCGAGCTGTCCATTGGCCAGCTGGTGAATAGCAGTTGATAAAGCGGCTAAAGGGGAGCTGATGCGCTTACCCAGTACTAAGCCCAATATCAAGGCAATAAGGCCTATAAAAATTGCCAATATTACTGTATTTATGGTGAGTCTGGCGACAAATTGATTCTCCAGTGAAGACAGGCCCGAACCCAGCGGGCTGATTATATATAAAGTGGCCCGGGGTTGATTATCAATTAGGAGTTCCCTTGAACTAAGATGAAGTGAATCCAGTTTGGCCGGCTGTCCGGTGAGTAAGCCCTGGGTATCTGCTACCACTATATTATTGGCATCGGCAACTATCAGCCGTTGTCCCTGCCTTATTCCCATTCCCATAGGCATTGAGCCGTGGCGGCGTCGCCCCGTAGCGTTACCACTCCCCGTGGTATTAGCTTGCAGATATTCCTGTAAGCCGCTGCTGCCATACTGTGAATAGTAATCGCTTATGATTGGAGCCCATTGATCGAGCATGACCTGGTTATAGTTATCGATATATGTGGAAAACTGCTGCCTGGTCATGAGCAGCATAATCAGGCTGGTAGCTATAACTGCCAATACGGAAACAATGATAAAGCTAGCAGTAATTTTATTGGCCAAACCCGATTTTGTCATTTTAACCCCCATCTCGCCGCTATCGCTGGCAATACAACAGTAATGAAAATATTTTTCACGTTATTATTCCTCTGCAACTAATTTATAGCCAATGCCATAAACTGTTTTTATGCTGATTTCGCTTTTCCCGGTCGCTTCGATTTTATGGCGCAAATTACTGATATGAGTATCGATAGTTCTTTCATAACCCTCGTAGATATCACCAAATACGCGTTCTAAAATATGCAGGCGGGAAAAAACCTGCCCTGGATTCTCCGCCAACAGCAAAAGGATTTTAAATTCTGTTGGGGTTAAAGCTAAAAGAGTATCTCCTATTAAAGCCTCCAACCTCTCTGGATTAATAGATAGATTGGAAATGCTTACATTAGTAACCTGCTCATGGGGACGACTGCGCCGCAGCACAGCTTTAATCCGAAGAGCAAGTTCCCGGGGTGAGAATGGTTTGGTAATATAATCATCGGCTCCCAGCTCCAGGCCCAATAATTTGTCAACTTCATCCACCCGGGCAGTTAAAACTATGATCGGGGTATTATTTTTCTGCCGGATCTTTTTCATTACTTCCCAGCCTGACAAACCAGGCAACATAAGATCCAGGACAATTAAATCCGGTTTTATATCCTGCCAAATCTGCAGAGCTTCAAGACCGTCAGCCGCCAGGGCTACCCTAAAACCCTCCTGACGAAGATGCTTGGACAGCATATCGCGGATCTTTTTTTCATCCTCTACCAGCAGAATAAGTGAATCCATCTGATCTATTCCCCTTTAACCAGCTTACTATCTA
It encodes the following:
- a CDS encoding radical SAM protein, whose product is MIRKHFKGYNFVCIPETGVTFRWGDSIAEDPYMAPWPELADISISNYCTNGCEYCYRASNEEGIFMTVADYKFILGQLTSKEYGSIFQVALGGGEPLLHPDFNEILHVTREEYGIIPNYTTCGKYFNQKNMEASKKYCGAVAVSWDPYRDNLSLEELRELGVQLKEEKIRTNIHYVISERTLIEAIKLLKGKYDEYLKDFNSVIFLTYKAAGRADKSDVIKSQKYLREFLDMVDAPLTKLKLGFDACFVPVLMKATGVDTDLVDSCECGFFSVYVSESMEVMPCSFCNNSNFTYNLKDLCFKDIWQKHFSAYRSYVNDNCKTGCAECDERSGCRGKCSFYNDIYLCNLV
- a CDS encoding ABC transporter substrate-binding protein, encoding MKKKELVILAMLALLIISGMLITGCGKEKAADTTATTRTIVDMAGREVTLPAEIHSLATIGPGPVLNSLIFAVGEGGKIVNGLPDFARSERWKYQHKFAPNISEQPMVQTSDFQPNVEEMLKLKPDVVFTMEARGSCEQIAEVLTNAGLPTVCLVWTEPDEVKQAINMIGEVLNQETRAQEYSKYFDDTIARVSKVVDSIPEDKRPRVLHCNIQSMTAPHTITEWWVSQAGGKSVTKEVRVSENIEFSVEQLLKWDPQVIIVSSPDQVNLLCNDSRFKEVSAVKSKQVFPTPVGAHIWGNRTSEQPLMLLWAAKTFHPEAFKNLNLEEELIQFYKHFFNYSMNVEEAQEILGGGPKVDPGKKK
- a CDS encoding response regulator transcription factor — protein: MDSLILLVEDEKKIRDMLSKHLRQEGFRVALAADGLEALQIWQDIKPDLIVLDLMLPGLSGWEVMKKIRQKNNTPIIVLTARVDEVDKLLGLELGADDYITKPFSPRELALRIKAVLRRSRPHEQVTNVSISNLSINPERLEALIGDTLLALTPTEFKILLLLAENPGQVFSRLHILERVFGDIYEGYERTIDTHISNLRHKIEATGKSEISIKTVYGIGYKLVAEE
- a CDS encoding sensor histidine kinase produces the protein MTKSGLANKITASFIIVSVLAVIATSLIMLLMTRQQFSTYIDNYNQVMLDQWAPIISDYYSQYGSSGLQEYLQANTTGSGNATGRRRHGSMPMGMGIRQGQRLIVADANNIVVADTQGLLTGQPAKLDSLHLSSRELLIDNQPRATLYIISPLGSGLSSLENQFVARLTINTVILAIFIGLIALILGLVLGKRISSPLAALSTAIHQLANGQLDERLSLQGDREFMELGRDFNLMAQKLDDVEKNRRRLTADISHELRTPLTFLRGQLEGMQTGSIPLDVENIALLQDEVIRLSHLVKELDNLSLVENRAVSLNLSRFPLSELLEHLTPVSLAMQDKGISYSIDIDSAITEIYADRDRLLQILLNLLSNAMQHVEQGGQVTLSIKQHRNHLQFAVADNGRGIPPENLPHVFERFYRVDDSRNRREGGMGLGLAIARGYVEAQQGKIWVESSTGCGTVFYFTLPQE
- a CDS encoding FecCD family ABC transporter permease, with protein sequence MEAATKHKIVEMETKRGSGWKLIILLITLMLVFILSFALGRYPVPPGQLLEVLAARVLPLEPTWNATVETVIFQVRLPRIFAAILVGAALSTAGAAYQGMFKNPLVSPDILGASAGAGFGAALAIYFSFSMMGIQMMAFVGGLLAVGLTYGISLRIRHDPMLALVLSGVMIGSLFTAAISCIKFIADPYDKLPAITFWLMGSLASITPRDVYMVLTPILLGGILLYLLRWRLNVLAMGEEEARVLGINTMLMKTVVIICCTLMTAASVSISGLIGWVGLVIPHLARMIVGPNYRVLLPASILLGGAYLLLVDDLARLLASMEIPLGILTALIGVPFFLYLLLNSKWGWK
- a CDS encoding ABC transporter substrate-binding protein, whose amino-acid sequence is MFSQNRNTFKFIALGLIMVLTLALVGGCSKATGDKSEQAMQQKNEPPAQVNIQDMAGRTVTIPGEVKHILALHPIPTYMLWQLAPDKMVSKDKVFDGRYLAAESVKAYPDTEIDKLKKLPVTGVFFKGTSPEQILQLNPDVIITLTKDPQIDKLADQVNLPVIAVSKDTLADYEESMRLLGKIVGNEAQANKLADWWRDNIRTMSQETGKIPQDEKPRVYFAGASDLLTTPGESTIMASILKLAGGNNVATELSGKPTDESIPVSIEQILKWDPQVIITWKQTTKDQIMNGAEWKNVNAVKNGRVYVQPRYANMDGVTALVGMIWAHGKLYHDNDANYDKLFEDKMIEFYSLFHNNLIKPEQIAEVAE